The following proteins come from a genomic window of Rutidosis leptorrhynchoides isolate AG116_Rl617_1_P2 chromosome 10, CSIRO_AGI_Rlap_v1, whole genome shotgun sequence:
- the LOC139872267 gene encoding LOW QUALITY PROTEIN: IQ domain-containing protein IQM1-like (The sequence of the model RefSeq protein was modified relative to this genomic sequence to represent the inferred CDS: deleted 1 base in 1 codon) → MGLSLSLLSSAWEEILNHSFLFLPYELNIVSNAEKCNKSESQPTLKEPEYSFVELSRRNSINLKNHEPLKIILDTTLSFKNLIVQDLKKPEPKKSELKTRGLTSPGSAVFFSPRPVSELNAAATTVQKIYKSYRTRRNLADCAVVVEELWWKALDFAALDRSSVSFFNVEKPETATSRWARARTRAAKVGKGLSKNEKAQKLALQHWLEAIDPRHRYGHNLHIYYDIWFESESCQPFFYWLDIGDGKEINPEKCPRVRLQQQCVKYLGPNERESYKVIVEKGKLVYRQSGLLLETVEGTKWIFVLDTSMNLYVGQKKKGSFQHSSFLSGGATTAAGRLVAHGGVLEAIWPYSGHYLPTEENFRDFICFLERNNVDLTNVKRCSVDDDDVGFSFKVTEPETKPKPLVIPRARPQDILSAPTTNAKHASTPSFIQGLTNGPFSSKWTSGTGPRIGIVRDYPSDLTLRALEHVNLSPRMIPGNLGPIPSPRPSPNVRLSPRISHIGHPSPRTPITAN, encoded by the exons ATGGGTTTGTCCTTATCACTGTTATCATCAGCCTGGGAAGAAATCTTGAACCACAGCTTTTTATTCTTGCCTTATGAACTCAATATCGTTTCTAATGCCGAAAAGTGCAACAAGTCCGAATCACAACCAACATTGAAAGAACCCGAATATTCATTTGTTGAATTGAGTAGAAGAAATTCAATCAATTTGAAGAACCATGAGCCCTTAAAAATTATACTTGATACCACCCTGTCTTTCAAGAATCTAATAGTTCAGGACTTGAAAAAACCAGAACCCAAAAAATCAGAACTTAAAACAAGAGGTTTGACTTCTCCAGGGTCAGCCGTATTCTTCTCCCCTCGGCCCGTCAGTGAACTCAATGCTGCTGCAACTACAGTTCAGAAAATATACAAAAGTTACAGAACAAGAAGGAATCTAGCTGATTGTGCAGTAGTTGTTGAGGAGTTATG GTGGAAGGCTTTGGATTTTGCAGCCTTGGATCGGAGTTCTGTTTCGTTTTTCAATGTTGAAAAACCTGAAACAGCCACTTCACGGTGGGCCCGGGCACGTACTAGAGCTGCAAAAGTGGGTAAGGGTCTATCCAAGAATGAAAAGGCTCAAAAATTGGCCTTGCAACATTGGCTTGAAGCC ATCGACCCACGCCATCGCTATGGCCATAATTTGCACATTTACTATGATATTTGGTTTGAAAGCGAAAGCTGTCAACCTTTTTTCTATTG GTTGGATATTGGAGATGGGAAAGAAATAAATCCTGAAAAATGTCCGAGGGTGCGTCTACAACAACAATGTGTCAAATATTTAGGCCCT AACGAAAGGGAATCATACAAAGTGATAGTTGAAAAGGGGAAGCTTGTTTACAGACAAAGTGGTCTGCTTTTGGAAACCGTTGAGGGTACTAAATGGATCTTTGTTCTTGACACGTCAATGAACTTATATGTTGGCCAGAAG AAAAAAGGCTCTTTTCAACATTCAAGTTTCCTATCAGGTGGTGCCACCACTGCTGCCGGAAGATTAGTGGCACATGGCGGCGTTCTTGAG GCAATCTGGCCTTACAGTGGTCACTATCTCCCAACAGAAGAAAACTTTAGGGACTTTATTTGCTTCTTGGAGAGAAACAATGTTGATCTCACAAATGTTAAG AGATGCTCGGTTGACGATGACGACGTGGGATTTTCATTTAAGGTCACCGAACCCGAAACCAAACCTAAACCATTGGTCATTCCACGAGCACGACCACAGGACATTCTAAGTGCACCTACTACTAATGCAAAACATGCAAGCACACCTAGCTTTATTCAAGGTCTAACCAACGGTCCCTTTTCTAGCAAGTGGACCTCTGGTACGGGTCCACGGATCGGCATTGTTCGGGATTATCCTAGCGATCTTACACTTCGAGCCCTTGAACATGTTAACTTATCTCCGCGTATGATTCCAGGGAACTTGGGGCCAATCCCGTCACCTAGACCGAGCCCGAATGTGAGACTCTCTCCTAGGATTTCACACATAGGACACCCCAGTCCTAGGACCCCAATTACCgctaattaa